In one Drosophila gunungcola strain Sukarami chromosome 2R unlocalized genomic scaffold, Dgunungcola_SK_2 000011F, whole genome shotgun sequence genomic region, the following are encoded:
- the LOC128255477 gene encoding trypsin eta isoform X1 → MKYQNLSVLIMMVICSEANRVKRLSTPEFFGQETLELAKYVVSIRSRTPVMFFGDNHYCGGGLLSPHWVLTAAHCVMAKTKIMYKPRWLLVVAGSPHRLRYVAGKTLCSPVSNLYVPKNFTMHNTYNMALIQLQEKMPTDDPRIGFLRLPSEAPRIGIYHSVLGWGRMYKGGPLSVTIYQLEVSLLDKEVCKTHFRHYSEGMMCAGKNNWTIDADPCSGDIGSPLVMGRVIVGIVAYPVGCGSTTIPSVYTNVYSGIKWIRNTAYGFSSTNKPIPFIILLMISLAHLTLKNWA, encoded by the exons ATGAAGTACCAAAATTTATCCGTATTAATTATGATGGTTATCTGTAGTGAAGCGAATCGGGTAAAGCGATTATCGACACCCGAATTTTTTGGGCAAGAGACCCTTGAGCTGGCCAAGTATGTCGTTTCCATCAGATCGAGAACACCGGTCATGTTTTTCGGCGACAATCACTATTGTGGCGGTGGTCTTTTATCGCCCCACTGGGTGCTGACCGCTGCCCATTGTGTAATGGC TAAAACCAAAATCATGTACAAGCCACGGTGGCTGCTGGTGGTAGCCGGATCTCCACATCGACTGCGATATGTGGCTGGCAAAACACTCTGCTCACCAGTGTCAAATCTGTACGTGCCGAAGAACTTCACCATGCACAACACCTATAACATGGCGCTGATACAACTTCAGGAAAAAATGCCCACCGACGATCCACGGATTGGATTTCTTCGTCTGCCAAGTGAAGCGCCTAGAATTGGTATCTACCACTCTGTTCTTGGCTGGGGAAGAATGTATAAA GGCGGACCTTTATCAGTGACAATATACCAGTTGGAGGTGTCGCTCTTGGATAAGGAGGTGTGTAAGACGCACTTTCGCCACTACAGCGAAGGAATGATGTGTGCTGGAAAAAATAATTGGACGATTGACGCTGATCCGTGCAGCGGCGACATCGGATCCCCGTTGGTAATGGGAAGGGTGATTGTCGGCATAGTCGCCTATCCAGTTGGCTGCGGATCCACTACTATTCCGTCCGTCTATACGAACGTATACAGTGGCATTAAGTGGATCAGGAATACGGCCTATGGGTTTTCCAGCACTAACAAGCCAATACCATTCATCATTCTGCTGATGATTTCACTAGCCCATCTTACATTGAAAAACTGGGCTTag
- the LOC128255477 gene encoding trypsin eta isoform X2, whose amino-acid sequence MYKPRWLLVVAGSPHRLRYVAGKTLCSPVSNLYVPKNFTMHNTYNMALIQLQEKMPTDDPRIGFLRLPSEAPRIGIYHSVLGWGRMYKGGPLSVTIYQLEVSLLDKEVCKTHFRHYSEGMMCAGKNNWTIDADPCSGDIGSPLVMGRVIVGIVAYPVGCGSTTIPSVYTNVYSGIKWIRNTAYGFSSTNKPIPFIILLMISLAHLTLKNWA is encoded by the exons ATGTACAAGCCACGGTGGCTGCTGGTGGTAGCCGGATCTCCACATCGACTGCGATATGTGGCTGGCAAAACACTCTGCTCACCAGTGTCAAATCTGTACGTGCCGAAGAACTTCACCATGCACAACACCTATAACATGGCGCTGATACAACTTCAGGAAAAAATGCCCACCGACGATCCACGGATTGGATTTCTTCGTCTGCCAAGTGAAGCGCCTAGAATTGGTATCTACCACTCTGTTCTTGGCTGGGGAAGAATGTATAAA GGCGGACCTTTATCAGTGACAATATACCAGTTGGAGGTGTCGCTCTTGGATAAGGAGGTGTGTAAGACGCACTTTCGCCACTACAGCGAAGGAATGATGTGTGCTGGAAAAAATAATTGGACGATTGACGCTGATCCGTGCAGCGGCGACATCGGATCCCCGTTGGTAATGGGAAGGGTGATTGTCGGCATAGTCGCCTATCCAGTTGGCTGCGGATCCACTACTATTCCGTCCGTCTATACGAACGTATACAGTGGCATTAAGTGGATCAGGAATACGGCCTATGGGTTTTCCAGCACTAACAAGCCAATACCATTCATCATTCTGCTGATGATTTCACTAGCCCATCTTACATTGAAAAACTGGGCTTag